A stretch of the Lolium perenne isolate Kyuss_39 chromosome 3, Kyuss_2.0, whole genome shotgun sequence genome encodes the following:
- the LOC127339636 gene encoding uncharacterized protein, translating to MVKLARALDFPRSEIYYYVMEKMNFKITYTLCAKRVERWIRAVVGLDYEFTNPRKGNQRASVLQLSVAQHTLVFHIVHADEVPQMLIDFLTDKNIKFCGAAINNDVDML from the exons ATGGTCAAGCTCGCGCGTGCCCTCGACTTCCCTCGATCTGAAATATACTACTATGTCATGGAGAAGATGAATTTCAAGATCACGTACACCCTCTGTGCGAAGAGGGTGGAGAGGTGGATCCGCGCC GTCGTGGGCTTGGACTACGAGTTCACCAACCCTCGCAAGGGTAACCAACGCGCCTCCGTCCTGCAACTCTCCGTCGCGCAACACACTCTGGTCTTCCATATTGTGCATGCCGATGAAGTACCACAAATGCTCATCGATTTCCTTACGGACAAGAACATCAAATTCTGTGGCGCGGCAATCAACAATGATGTGGATATGTTGTAG